From Desulfuromonas soudanensis, the proteins below share one genomic window:
- a CDS encoding CxxxxCH/CxxCH domain c-type cytochrome — protein MVSSANGYSGLAGITLEPYIVSDSTAPTVGTVTITSPATNTATYVPANVIFTAAITEPQSTPTCQYTTNGSTWTAGVISGASSPYTCTATVTGLTGSVTLNIRASSIGGGPTTGTALSRTVDTTAPATTAAPAAGTYSSDQSVTLTPVDSGVGVASTAYCVDTTNVCVPGTSYTGAVGVTGTPGSSVTKYLRYRATDFFGAIETTKSSQYIIDQSCTDLTVGTISVPASQTVSGSSVDLTALYTVGGTPNFSSYAYTINGGGVTTPWNSSAFGSAGPEVVTFQVTGNDPDCGGSTVVASNTISVNNALGTASGTASVTSGDEQIGVSAPYSGDLNASNQLKIEWDLEGGAWSGVNYGTVTLAHAASPYNYIITPLVNQTAYQVRVTYLDVANGVTGSAVQTFNNIIPTNPLLHNSVSTGSAKWGGLWGVTGGKYGRFTCATCHVKNTTNIKRIKTGVTAPNPVPSDFPGSGQTITFTTAVDGSSNFGDDSTAPRVSSTMICEACHTYDATQANGVKYHANNQPSNSGHYNKGDCVKCHEHKQGFKASCNGCHGNPPLVSTDLTATLDPANSTGSGTAGKHDLHVNTLAYGCNTCHTGWETNGEMPKGGDINIGFNALGDTVGTYDGRTIASGATYTKPVGTTVNQTGTLTCSAIYCHGNASPEWSDAGTAVCGSCHGDATGAPLEVAGDGDLSGAIIGTKVGKHDAHVNPSRGNFACSLCHLGATHVNGGGAEIAFDAAAGGSAAFASGTSTCSSLACHSNAVWNTTSSGGCTFCHGYPPVAGGKHAAGVTAVNHDKLSATGVFDNHDECSYCHGVKGDAGRTTAVILDPLTLKGLASKTYVWATDHGDGKVTMNGDTDANTTNDAGYSTTNAGCGTAACHANDATHQLTTGGAALVTKKDFGPGACATCHGDATKAATVPQVGAASSHVKVTKVAAYGDCTDCHAGHTTATGGVDIPNNTTVGINYSTAGHAGIQLGGTGTNATIAALTTEAQICWACHDLPANVISEWGVNQKAATGSSPYNYGTLTLSNWTTASWSSSRSQFGYKTGAIQSTHTANPAKTYPLTGDTLTANAGGGFTETRNDVRDIRCSYCHDVHELAKAAGDTKLGTPYLRGTWMGNPYEEDGAPRSGTGNNLATATAGAYGNLNNWGSVPRADISMRYLGGFYIDQNNAVPMSTTATNAGTAASNPTSGWTLANSAGLCTMCHGTNVDGMDEKAGEALWVGSNGHSNAVIGGTGSAKVNIYDARGGSTGNNPYAHYSGWATDPGRSNQGFRGNATGTMATYNLPHVGTAAAPGSGTTRPYKYKTLTGGFETLTPAVQVAGQTTAQTQYHKFSCSKCHNPHASRLPKLMITNCLDTKHNTWDNVYQTVNTTNNVNVTLSNFTSAQNCHRLTGDDPDDTRDARGHNGTGYSGAGWNKVTPW, from the coding sequence TTGGTCAGTAGTGCAAATGGCTATTCCGGTCTTGCTGGGATCACCCTTGAGCCATATATCGTTTCCGACTCAACCGCCCCGACCGTCGGCACCGTGACCATCACCAGCCCGGCCACCAACACCGCCACTTACGTCCCGGCCAATGTGATCTTCACCGCCGCAATTACCGAGCCGCAGTCGACCCCGACCTGTCAGTACACCACCAACGGTTCGACCTGGACCGCCGGCGTTATTTCCGGCGCCTCTTCGCCCTATACTTGCACCGCCACTGTCACCGGCCTGACCGGTTCGGTGACGCTGAACATCCGTGCCTCATCCATCGGCGGCGGCCCGACAACCGGCACCGCGCTCTCGCGAACAGTCGATACTACTGCTCCGGCCACGACCGCCGCTCCGGCCGCCGGCACCTACTCCAGCGACCAGAGCGTCACCCTGACCCCGGTCGATTCCGGTGTCGGTGTTGCCAGCACCGCCTACTGTGTCGATACCACCAACGTCTGCGTGCCGGGCACATCCTACACCGGTGCGGTGGGCGTCACCGGCACACCCGGCAGCTCGGTGACCAAGTATCTGCGCTATCGTGCGACCGACTTCTTCGGTGCGATCGAGACGACCAAGTCCTCGCAATACATCATCGATCAATCTTGCACCGATCTCACCGTCGGCACCATCAGCGTCCCGGCCAGCCAGACGGTTTCTGGCAGCAGCGTCGATCTGACCGCTCTTTACACGGTCGGCGGTACCCCGAACTTCAGCAGTTATGCCTACACCATCAACGGCGGGGGAGTCACCACTCCGTGGAACAGCAGCGCCTTCGGCAGCGCCGGTCCCGAGGTTGTCACCTTCCAAGTCACCGGCAACGACCCGGACTGCGGCGGCTCGACGGTGGTGGCCAGCAACACCATCTCCGTCAACAACGCCCTCGGCACCGCCTCCGGCACCGCCAGCGTCACCAGCGGCGACGAGCAGATCGGCGTTTCGGCACCCTACAGCGGCGACCTCAACGCCAGCAACCAGCTGAAGATCGAGTGGGATCTCGAAGGGGGAGCCTGGAGCGGCGTCAACTACGGCACCGTCACCCTTGCTCATGCCGCCAGCCCCTATAACTACATCATCACTCCCCTGGTCAACCAGACCGCCTACCAGGTGCGCGTGACTTACCTCGATGTCGCCAACGGGGTAACCGGAAGCGCCGTGCAGACCTTCAACAACATCATTCCGACCAACCCGCTGCTGCACAACTCGGTCAGTACCGGCTCCGCCAAGTGGGGCGGTCTCTGGGGCGTGACCGGCGGCAAGTACGGCCGCTTCACCTGCGCCACCTGCCACGTCAAGAACACCACCAACATCAAGCGGATCAAGACGGGCGTCACCGCTCCGAACCCCGTTCCCAGCGACTTCCCCGGTTCTGGACAGACCATCACCTTCACCACGGCGGTCGACGGCAGCAGCAATTTCGGTGACGATTCCACGGCGCCCCGGGTCAGTTCCACCATGATCTGCGAAGCCTGCCATACCTATGATGCAACGCAGGCCAACGGCGTCAAGTACCACGCCAACAACCAGCCCTCCAACAGCGGCCACTACAACAAGGGAGACTGCGTCAAGTGCCACGAGCACAAGCAGGGCTTCAAGGCCTCCTGTAACGGATGTCACGGCAATCCGCCGCTGGTTTCGACGGACCTGACCGCGACCCTCGATCCGGCCAACAGCACCGGCAGCGGCACCGCCGGCAAGCACGACCTGCACGTCAACACCCTGGCATACGGCTGCAACACCTGCCACACCGGTTGGGAGACCAACGGCGAGATGCCCAAGGGCGGCGACATTAATATCGGTTTCAATGCTCTCGGCGACACCGTCGGCACCTACGACGGCCGTACGATCGCTTCGGGCGCCACCTATACCAAACCTGTCGGCACCACCGTCAACCAGACCGGTACCCTGACCTGCTCGGCGATCTACTGCCACGGCAACGCCAGCCCCGAATGGAGCGATGCCGGAACCGCCGTCTGCGGCAGTTGCCACGGCGACGCCACCGGTGCTCCCCTTGAAGTTGCCGGCGACGGCGATCTCTCCGGTGCCATCATCGGCACCAAGGTCGGCAAGCACGACGCCCACGTCAACCCTTCGCGGGGAAACTTCGCCTGCAGCCTCTGCCACCTGGGGGCCACGCACGTCAACGGCGGCGGAGCCGAGATCGCCTTCGACGCGGCAGCCGGCGGCAGCGCCGCCTTCGCCAGCGGTACCAGCACCTGTTCCAGCCTCGCTTGCCACAGCAACGCGGTGTGGAACACCACCTCCTCCGGCGGTTGTACCTTCTGCCATGGCTATCCGCCCGTTGCCGGTGGCAAGCATGCGGCGGGCGTCACGGCGGTGAACCACGACAAACTCTCCGCCACCGGTGTCTTTGACAACCACGACGAATGTTCCTACTGCCACGGCGTCAAGGGGGATGCGGGGCGGACCACGGCTGTCATTCTCGATCCCCTCACCCTCAAAGGTCTGGCCTCCAAAACCTATGTCTGGGCCACCGATCATGGCGATGGTAAGGTGACGATGAACGGCGACACTGACGCCAATACCACCAATGACGCCGGCTACAGCACGACCAATGCCGGCTGCGGCACCGCCGCCTGCCATGCCAACGATGCCACTCATCAGCTGACCACCGGCGGCGCTGCCCTCGTCACCAAGAAGGACTTCGGCCCCGGTGCCTGCGCCACCTGCCATGGCGACGCGACCAAGGCGGCCACCGTACCCCAGGTTGGAGCAGCAAGTAGCCACGTCAAGGTGACCAAGGTCGCCGCCTACGGCGACTGCACCGACTGCCACGCCGGCCACACCACGGCGACCGGCGGGGTCGATATCCCGAACAACACCACGGTCGGCATCAACTACTCGACCGCCGGCCATGCCGGCATCCAGCTCGGCGGCACCGGCACCAACGCCACCATCGCCGCGCTGACCACCGAGGCGCAGATTTGCTGGGCATGTCACGACTTGCCGGCGAACGTGATCAGCGAGTGGGGCGTCAACCAGAAGGCGGCGACCGGCAGCAGCCCTTACAACTACGGGACCCTGACCTTAAGCAACTGGACTACCGCCTCTTGGAGCAGCTCGCGCTCACAGTTCGGCTACAAGACCGGTGCGATCCAGTCGACCCATACCGCCAACCCAGCCAAGACCTACCCGTTGACCGGCGATACGCTTACCGCCAACGCCGGTGGTGGGTTCACCGAAACCCGCAACGACGTTCGTGACATCCGCTGTTCCTACTGTCACGATGTACATGAACTGGCCAAGGCCGCTGGCGACACCAAGCTGGGTACTCCGTACCTGCGCGGCACCTGGATGGGCAATCCCTACGAAGAGGACGGTGCACCGCGTAGCGGCACCGGCAACAACCTCGCCACCGCCACCGCGGGGGCCTACGGCAACCTCAATAACTGGGGGAGTGTGCCGCGTGCCGACATTAGCATGCGCTATCTGGGCGGTTTCTATATCGACCAGAACAATGCGGTGCCGATGTCGACCACCGCGACCAACGCCGGTACGGCCGCCAGCAACCCGACCAGTGGCTGGACTCTGGCCAATTCGGCCGGGCTCTGCACAATGTGCCACGGCACCAACGTCGACGGCATGGATGAGAAGGCCGGTGAAGCCCTCTGGGTCGGCAGCAACGGTCACAGCAACGCCGTCATCGGCGGCACCGGCAGCGCGAAAGTTAATATTTATGACGCCCGCGGCGGCTCCACCGGCAACAACCCCTACGCCCACTACTCCGGCTGGGCAACCGACCCCGGCCGCAGCAACCAGGGTTTCCGTGGCAACGCCACCGGAACCATGGCGACTTACAACCTGCCCCACGTCGGTACGGCAGCGGCCCCCGGCAGCGGTACCACCCGTCCGTACAAGTACAAGACCCTGACCGGTGGTTTTGAGACCCTGACACCGGCAGTCCAGGTGGCGGGACAAACGACGGCGCAAACGCAATACCATAAATTCAGCTGCAGCAAGTGCCACAACCCCCATGCCTCGCGCTTGCCGAAGCTGATGATCACCAACTGCCTGGACACCAAGCACAACACCTGGGATAACGTCTACCAGACTGTGAACACGACCAACAACGTCAACGTGACCCTGTCGAACTTCACCAGCGCCCAGAACTGTCACCGCCTGACTGGCGATGACCCTGACGATACGCGGGATGCCCGCGGCCATAACGGCACCGGCTACAGCGGCGCCGGTTGGAACAAGGTTACACCTTGGTAA
- a CDS encoding tetratricopeptide repeat protein: MSVRLWTNDLENTAVPSPMARWLYPLLLLLMVCGVYANSFPGNYFLDDYVVVQTNPLVSEPDVVEIFLTDYWGPDVNSGLHRPLVILSFALKHWLFGPAPLADHLLNVLLHALVSLLIYLTLRRWQMGQTVAWLTAALFAVHPIHTEVVNEAVGRAELLAALGVLLVLYVARAVAGWWRYPLLVLSFLFGVLAKENAVTVLALLPLLDGFRRNRGVAVWWHRHWRDYVCLSGTALAWLALRNWGVQRWVPRDAADPFYTPLKLMEPIERVLTALQIQWLYLWKQLYPADLRGIYSGGGYLLPVDTPWSLLGMVVLVASLVVLVAGVWLYRRGSVAGLSVLLYACAFAPTANIFFATGATMAERLAYLPSVWFCLGLAGVLVQLTERTALSRLGLGFCVFVLLGYSGRTLVRNNDFASPLALWEADVHRDPLNITAWMYLANRYWEAKELTKSEVAFRQALQLGPEFTEALFAYASFLLEQKRFDEALELALHAEGLKTSDMPNLYMLVADIYLELGNPQEAGRWLEKARWRYAQDDYFLFLQGWVYEALGDVTGAVASYRQIKVPLEQWRLDARLSTFLLNQGDYPGAEAFLRRSLKLGETAETWNNLGIALALQGKAGEAKAAFSRAMQLDPDKPGYSENYQRIPAVLPGQRPGNSNP, translated from the coding sequence GTGAGCGTGCGTCTGTGGACGAACGACCTTGAAAATACGGCTGTGCCGTCCCCAATGGCGCGTTGGTTGTATCCGCTCCTGCTTCTGCTGATGGTGTGCGGGGTCTATGCCAATTCGTTTCCGGGGAATTATTTTCTTGATGACTACGTGGTTGTGCAGACCAATCCGCTGGTCAGTGAACCCGATGTGGTCGAGATCTTTCTCACCGACTACTGGGGGCCCGATGTTAATTCCGGGCTGCACCGGCCGTTGGTAATCCTTTCCTTCGCGCTGAAGCACTGGCTGTTTGGCCCGGCGCCCCTGGCCGATCACCTGCTCAATGTTCTGTTGCATGCCCTGGTCAGCCTGCTGATCTATCTGACGCTGCGCCGCTGGCAGATGGGGCAAACGGTTGCCTGGCTGACGGCGGCCCTGTTCGCCGTTCACCCGATACATACCGAAGTGGTCAATGAGGCAGTGGGGCGGGCGGAACTGCTGGCCGCGCTCGGGGTCCTGCTGGTACTTTATGTGGCGCGTGCGGTCGCGGGGTGGTGGCGCTATCCGCTGCTGGTTTTGAGTTTTTTGTTCGGTGTCTTGGCCAAGGAGAATGCAGTTACCGTGCTGGCACTGCTCCCCCTGCTGGACGGGTTTCGTCGTAACAGAGGGGTGGCCGTCTGGTGGCACAGACACTGGCGCGACTATGTGTGCCTGTCAGGAACGGCACTGGCCTGGCTGGCGCTGCGCAACTGGGGGGTGCAGCGGTGGGTGCCCCGTGACGCCGCCGACCCATTTTATACGCCACTGAAACTGATGGAGCCGATCGAGCGGGTGTTGACCGCCCTGCAGATCCAGTGGCTCTACCTATGGAAACAGTTGTACCCTGCCGATTTGCGCGGTATCTATTCGGGCGGGGGATATTTGCTGCCGGTGGATACGCCCTGGTCGCTGCTGGGGATGGTTGTGCTTGTGGCCAGCCTGGTGGTGCTGGTGGCAGGAGTTTGGCTTTACCGGCGTGGATCGGTGGCGGGCCTGAGTGTGCTTTTGTATGCATGTGCCTTTGCCCCAACCGCCAATATCTTCTTCGCCACAGGGGCGACCATGGCTGAACGTCTGGCTTATCTGCCTTCGGTCTGGTTTTGCCTTGGTTTGGCCGGAGTGCTGGTCCAACTGACCGAGCGCACCGCTTTGTCGCGATTGGGTCTGGGATTTTGTGTTTTCGTATTGCTCGGTTATTCCGGTCGTACTCTGGTGCGCAATAACGATTTTGCCAGCCCACTAGCTCTCTGGGAGGCGGATGTTCACAGGGACCCCCTCAATATCACCGCATGGATGTATTTGGCCAATCGCTACTGGGAAGCAAAAGAACTGACGAAGAGCGAAGTGGCTTTTCGTCAGGCATTGCAATTGGGGCCAGAGTTCACCGAGGCATTGTTCGCTTATGCCTCCTTTTTGCTTGAACAGAAGCGCTTTGATGAGGCCCTAGAGCTCGCCCTGCATGCGGAAGGACTGAAGACCAGTGACATGCCGAATCTGTACATGCTGGTCGCCGATATTTATCTGGAACTGGGGAATCCGCAGGAGGCCGGTCGCTGGCTGGAAAAAGCGCGCTGGCGGTACGCGCAGGATGATTACTTCCTCTTCCTGCAAGGGTGGGTTTACGAGGCGCTGGGAGATGTGACGGGAGCGGTTGCCAGTTATCGCCAGATCAAGGTGCCGCTGGAGCAGTGGCGCCTTGATGCGCGATTGTCGACTTTTTTGCTCAACCAGGGCGATTATCCCGGCGCGGAGGCTTTTTTGCGCCGCTCCCTCAAGCTTGGCGAGACGGCGGAAACGTGGAATAATCTCGGCATTGCCCTGGCTCTTCAGGGAAAAGCAGGCGAAGCCAAAGCCGCATTCTCCAGGGCGATGCAACTCGATCCGGACAAGCCGGGTTATAGTGAAAACTACCAGCGGATTCCGGCGGTGCTGCCGGGGCAGAGGCCGGGGAATTCAAACCCTTAG
- a CDS encoding SGNH/GDSL hydrolase family protein produces MKNILYNLLAVVTGLALLALIEGVLTLGGVAPLANEDPFIGFSGSAPLFIEAEPGRLVLNPVKEHYFNSPQSFQEPKPKRTFRIVALGGSTTYGRPYLGQTSFVAWLTQLLGRYDSSHRYEPLNLGGISYASYRVARVAEEMAGYEPDLFVLYAGHNEFLEARTFAGQKSELPLLRKVRGVFHHSRLYSLLFRMLPKGQAAGEDAAKTVLGDEVAAKLEQVGGTDLYHRDADFRRGVIAQYRYSMAGIIDRARQRHIPVILCTLPSNLAGMSPFKSEHRPGLLLDEQKRFAKLLQQAAENLNSGSASEALVELSEAEALDDSYALLHFFKGAALEKLGRYPEAYRAYLRAKEEDVVPLRALEVFNQVIRELAQEKQVPLADVEAAIRGASEHGIPGNTWFDDHVHPTIAGQQLIAWEVLDAATRAGVVPLSREQWLASREDADRSMRQSLRELPADYIALGEWGVGRLFFWAGKYDEAYPALLRAWLTIRNVGEIPRQIAAIEYMRGDYGLAYQRLQDATQIDSDEPQVRLLLAQVLAAQQRTGEALDVLARVPEEKVAPAQLLLVRGEVELMSGLYDEAMVTLARAVELAPEAAAVHLALAKAHRGHGDLLQAEQEYRVYLQLSGAPFTEAELAVWLKGG; encoded by the coding sequence TTGAAGAATATCCTTTATAACCTGCTGGCTGTTGTTACCGGTCTTGCATTGCTGGCGCTGATCGAAGGGGTTCTCACCCTGGGAGGCGTTGCCCCTCTGGCCAACGAAGACCCTTTCATCGGTTTCAGCGGCAGTGCGCCTCTGTTCATAGAAGCCGAGCCCGGGCGCCTGGTCCTTAATCCGGTTAAAGAACACTACTTCAACAGCCCTCAATCTTTCCAGGAGCCGAAGCCAAAGCGGACGTTTCGCATTGTCGCGCTTGGCGGGTCAACGACCTACGGTCGCCCCTATCTGGGTCAGACCTCATTTGTCGCCTGGCTCACACAACTGCTCGGCCGCTATGACTCAAGTCATCGTTACGAACCGTTAAATCTTGGCGGGATCTCTTATGCCAGCTACCGGGTGGCGAGGGTGGCGGAAGAGATGGCCGGGTATGAACCCGATCTGTTTGTCCTTTATGCCGGGCACAATGAATTTCTGGAAGCACGCACTTTTGCCGGCCAGAAATCCGAGCTGCCGTTGCTGCGCAAGGTACGCGGGGTTTTTCACCACTCTCGGCTTTACTCGCTACTCTTTCGCATGTTGCCAAAGGGTCAGGCCGCAGGCGAGGACGCCGCTAAAACAGTGCTCGGTGATGAGGTCGCTGCAAAGCTGGAACAAGTTGGCGGTACCGACCTCTATCACCGTGACGCCGACTTTCGCCGGGGAGTGATCGCGCAGTACCGGTACAGCATGGCCGGAATTATCGACCGGGCCCGCCAACGCCATATCCCGGTGATTCTCTGCACTCTCCCCAGCAACCTGGCCGGGATGTCGCCGTTTAAATCAGAACACCGGCCAGGGCTGCTATTGGATGAACAAAAACGCTTTGCCAAACTGCTGCAGCAGGCGGCAGAAAACTTAAATAGCGGGTCGGCTAGTGAAGCGCTTGTTGAGCTGAGCGAAGCCGAAGCTCTTGATGATTCCTATGCCCTGCTGCATTTTTTTAAGGGCGCGGCATTGGAAAAACTTGGTCGCTATCCCGAAGCTTACCGGGCCTACCTGCGTGCTAAAGAGGAAGATGTTGTGCCTTTGCGCGCCCTTGAGGTATTCAACCAGGTGATTCGTGAACTGGCGCAGGAAAAGCAGGTGCCGCTGGCCGATGTTGAAGCGGCGATCCGTGGCGCTTCGGAGCATGGCATTCCCGGCAATACTTGGTTCGACGATCATGTCCATCCGACCATTGCCGGGCAGCAGTTGATTGCCTGGGAAGTTCTGGATGCTGCGACTCGGGCCGGGGTTGTTCCGTTGTCACGGGAGCAATGGCTGGCAAGTCGCGAGGATGCCGACCGCTCAATGCGTCAGTCACTGCGCGAATTGCCCGCTGACTACATTGCTCTCGGTGAATGGGGGGTCGGGCGGCTGTTTTTCTGGGCCGGGAAATATGACGAGGCGTATCCGGCCCTGCTGCGGGCTTGGCTCACCATTCGCAATGTGGGCGAAATTCCGCGTCAGATCGCCGCCATTGAATATATGCGCGGTGACTACGGTCTGGCCTATCAACGCTTGCAAGACGCGACGCAAATCGACTCCGACGAGCCGCAGGTTAGGCTGTTACTGGCCCAGGTACTGGCCGCGCAACAACGAACGGGCGAGGCTCTCGATGTTTTGGCAAGAGTTCCCGAAGAAAAGGTTGCTCCGGCCCAGCTGCTGCTGGTAAGGGGTGAGGTCGAGTTGATGAGCGGTCTTTATGACGAGGCGATGGTGACGCTTGCACGTGCGGTTGAACTCGCCCCTGAGGCAGCGGCCGTACATCTGGCTCTGGCCAAGGCGCATCGCGGCCATGGTGACCTGCTGCAAGCTGAACAGGAATACCGGGTTTACCTCCAGCTGTCGGGGGCACCCTTCACCGAAGCAGAGCTGGCCGTCTGGCTGAAAGGTGGCTGA
- a CDS encoding tetratricopeptide repeat protein, translated as MKLIYFLLFLLILLLGCDRSEPAQETQSPAPVNKAAQTTAPVQTAKLFHAPVEPRIYELPAEALITWRQYEAQKPVLVILADQPYLSPLPQPLQAEALELLQNGTDAELGRRADYDQPDPLIISPQAVRAALQAKLFSEVVWLLPDDRPIGEFSWAIMTEQLRVNGLLAADQELALDDEPGIARLQVEAKILTLVHPDAWSNLQLAAPVLLHLDLSYFKSTYRSEARIPVYELITTLARMLRAMELEVVAITLSYSTLDGYVDLDGRFTLPALATLMREPQRLAEPLPLAWKLRAQALNHLTMFNETEATRLYRELLALAPRDPAALYDVATRLFYAKQLVAGLELIDRAVGLDPGYVVTYLALAEQAIKAGDSKNAIELLQKYQQLAPDNPGIKLRLAELFKQQGRVMEAQSLLAELAKLPWSPVYHAQLPALIEGMRNAPESR; from the coding sequence ATGAAACTGATTTATTTTTTATTGTTCTTGCTGATTCTTCTCTTGGGTTGCGACCGTAGCGAGCCCGCCCAGGAAACACAATCCCCCGCTCCGGTCAATAAAGCTGCGCAAACTACCGCGCCGGTTCAGACGGCAAAGCTGTTTCACGCTCCGGTTGAACCGCGCATCTATGAGCTCCCCGCCGAGGCGCTGATCACTTGGCGGCAATATGAAGCGCAAAAGCCGGTTTTGGTCATTCTGGCCGACCAGCCCTATTTGAGCCCCCTGCCCCAACCTTTGCAGGCCGAAGCGCTTGAGCTGCTGCAAAACGGCACCGATGCCGAATTGGGCCGCCGGGCCGATTACGACCAGCCCGACCCGCTGATTATCTCGCCGCAGGCGGTGCGCGCGGCTTTGCAGGCGAAGCTCTTCAGCGAGGTTGTCTGGCTGCTGCCGGATGATCGGCCAATTGGCGAATTTTCCTGGGCCATCATGACCGAGCAACTGCGCGTCAATGGCCTGTTGGCCGCCGATCAGGAGCTTGCTCTGGATGACGAACCGGGGATTGCCCGGCTGCAGGTCGAGGCAAAGATATTGACTCTGGTCCACCCCGATGCCTGGAGCAATCTGCAACTCGCTGCTCCGGTGCTTTTGCATCTGGATTTGAGCTATTTCAAGTCGACCTATCGTAGCGAGGCACGCATTCCGGTCTATGAACTGATTACCACGCTGGCCAGGATGCTGCGTGCGATGGAGTTGGAGGTCGTTGCCATCACTCTTTCCTATAGCACCCTCGATGGTTATGTTGATCTGGATGGCCGCTTTACCCTGCCGGCACTCGCCACGCTGATGCGAGAGCCGCAACGGCTAGCCGAACCCTTGCCGCTTGCCTGGAAACTGCGCGCCCAGGCGTTGAATCATCTGACCATGTTCAACGAAACCGAAGCCACAAGGCTTTATCGCGAATTGCTGGCCCTGGCCCCTAGAGACCCTGCGGCCCTGTACGATGTCGCCACCCGGCTGTTCTATGCAAAACAGCTGGTAGCCGGACTAGAGTTGATCGACCGGGCGGTCGGCCTCGACCCGGGGTATGTGGTGACGTATCTTGCGTTGGCCGAACAGGCCATCAAGGCCGGAGATTCGAAAAATGCCATTGAATTGCTGCAAAAATATCAGCAACTGGCGCCCGACAACCCGGGCATCAAATTGAGACTGGCCGAGCTGTTCAAGCAGCAGGGGCGGGTGATGGAAGCGCAGTCGTTACTGGCTGAATTGGCAAAACTGCCCTGGTCGCCGGTTTACCATGCGCAACTACCGGCGCTGATCGAGGGCATGCGGAACGCACCCGAAAGCAGGTGA